A region from the Nocardioides exalbidus genome encodes:
- a CDS encoding DUF3375 domain-containing protein, which translates to MSEIAGELARVKGAFAQPTLTLLHQRQAPVVITIFRTAFGRSNTPIPTARLHTQVEEHVEQMRRAGEQDVPVGSGREICQRWMRGQWLVRSLDEQGNEVYALTSHAQQALELVKNLARDRATLSEHRVATILSTVRRFNSEANPDRTARVTILNEEIARLQGERDRLVDGGDLEGATEDYMLEGFTELLSLISALPSDFARVEERFAAIRSEILAAFRAEDRPAGEVIDAYLSRADALMTATHEGRAFEGAFALLRDDALVTRLREDLTDLLEHPLSDRILSDADRAELRGTVRLVRDGLDRVLAQRSRVTATLKEYIVSHDAARDRELEQVLRQVESELMTWMASTGPRATHDVALLPARASVEHLRERFHDPADDVLPDRIVAADPDLAPQVSLAELVAQGGPRLGTLRERLDAALASLLPAGSLGALFDGLEPSLRRPVEIFGLLHLAAERAWEAEEDTEAFDAVRPDGSRRSFAVPRTALPDPDLAPRPDTETRT; encoded by the coding sequence GTGAGCGAGATCGCCGGCGAGCTGGCGCGCGTCAAGGGCGCGTTCGCGCAGCCGACCCTGACGCTCCTGCACCAGCGGCAGGCGCCCGTCGTGATCACGATCTTCCGCACCGCGTTCGGCCGCTCGAACACCCCGATCCCGACCGCCCGCCTGCACACCCAGGTCGAGGAGCACGTCGAGCAGATGCGCCGTGCGGGCGAGCAGGACGTCCCCGTCGGCAGTGGTCGCGAGATCTGCCAGCGGTGGATGCGCGGCCAGTGGCTGGTGCGCTCGCTCGACGAGCAGGGCAACGAGGTCTACGCCCTGACCTCGCACGCGCAGCAGGCGCTCGAGCTCGTGAAGAACCTGGCGCGTGACCGGGCCACGCTCAGCGAGCACCGCGTCGCCACCATCCTGAGCACGGTCCGGCGCTTCAACTCCGAGGCCAACCCCGACCGCACCGCACGGGTCACGATCCTCAACGAGGAGATCGCCCGGCTCCAGGGCGAGCGCGACCGGCTCGTCGACGGCGGCGACCTCGAGGGCGCCACCGAGGACTACATGCTCGAGGGGTTCACCGAGCTCCTCTCGCTGATCTCCGCGCTGCCGAGCGACTTCGCCCGCGTGGAGGAGCGGTTCGCCGCGATCCGCAGCGAGATCCTCGCGGCCTTCCGCGCCGAGGACCGGCCGGCCGGCGAGGTGATCGACGCCTACCTCTCGCGCGCCGATGCGCTCATGACGGCGACGCACGAGGGCCGGGCGTTCGAGGGCGCGTTCGCCCTGCTGCGCGACGACGCGCTGGTGACCCGGCTGCGCGAGGACCTCACGGACCTGCTCGAGCACCCGCTCTCCGACCGGATCCTCAGCGACGCCGACCGGGCCGAGCTGCGCGGCACCGTCCGGCTCGTGCGCGACGGCCTCGACCGGGTGCTGGCCCAGCGCTCGCGGGTCACCGCGACCCTCAAGGAATACATCGTCTCCCACGACGCCGCCCGCGACCGCGAGCTGGAGCAGGTGCTCCGACAGGTCGAGTCCGAGCTGATGACGTGGATGGCGAGCACCGGTCCGCGGGCCACCCACGACGTCGCCCTCCTGCCGGCCCGGGCCTCCGTCGAGCACCTGCGCGAGCGGTTCCACGACCCGGCCGACGACGTGCTGCCCGACCGGATCGTCGCGGCCGACCCCGATCTCGCCCCGCAGGTCTCGCTCGCCGAGCTCGTGGCGCAGGGCGGACCCAGGCTCGGGACCCTCCGCGAGCGCCTCGACGCGGCCCTCGCGTCCCTGCTCCCCGCCGGGTCCCTGGGCGCGCTCTTCGACGGGCTCGAGCCGTCGCTGCGGCGCCCGGTCGAGATCTTCGGGCTCCTCCACCTCGCCGCCGAGCGCGCGTGGGAGGCGGAGGAGGACACCGAGGCCTTCGACGCCGTACGCCCCGACGGCAGCCGGCGGTCGTTCGCCGTCCCGCGCACCGCGCTGCCCGACCCCGACCTCGCACCTCGTCCAGACACGGAGACCCGCACATGA
- a CDS encoding DUF4194 domain-containing protein, which yields MSIDAHPEVDAEITDEIADELLDEGSVSLFEGDEGGLEYGQRRALVTLLKQRFISARTHPRDWAVLVEHERLLRSRLNDLFLDLQVDREREVAWKRQATSETGGRFPTILYDAAWSREETLVLVHLRDRLRAGLASGDARVYIDREDVVAYVASFRPSHATDVAGDEKRARNAVASVVKSGLLIPTGSDERFEISEAVEPLIPMELLQELLAALLAATSSGVAPEPDDEDLFEDEAGED from the coding sequence ATGAGCATCGACGCCCACCCCGAGGTCGACGCCGAGATCACCGACGAGATCGCCGACGAGCTGCTCGACGAGGGCTCGGTGTCGCTGTTCGAGGGCGACGAGGGCGGCCTCGAGTACGGCCAGCGCCGCGCCCTCGTCACGCTGCTCAAGCAGCGCTTCATCAGCGCCCGCACGCACCCGCGCGACTGGGCGGTGCTCGTCGAGCACGAGCGGCTCCTCCGGTCGCGGCTCAACGACCTGTTCCTCGACCTGCAGGTCGACCGCGAGCGCGAGGTCGCCTGGAAGCGACAGGCCACGTCCGAGACCGGCGGCCGGTTCCCGACGATCCTCTACGACGCCGCGTGGTCGCGCGAGGAGACGCTGGTGCTGGTGCACCTGCGCGACCGGCTGCGTGCCGGTCTGGCCAGCGGTGACGCGCGGGTCTACATCGACCGCGAGGACGTCGTCGCCTACGTCGCCAGCTTCCGCCCGTCCCACGCGACCGACGTCGCCGGTGACGAGAAGCGCGCCCGCAACGCGGTCGCCAGCGTGGTGAAGTCCGGCCTGCTCATCCCGACCGGGTCCGACGAGCGCTTCGAGATCAGCGAGGCCGTCGAGCCGCTGATCCCGATGGAGCTGCTCCAGGAGCTCCTCGCCGCACTGCTCGCCGCCACCAGCAGCGGTGTCGCGCCCGAGCCCGACGACGAGGACCTCTTCGAGGACGAGGCAGGGGAGGACTGA
- a CDS encoding ATP-binding protein — protein MSIDEIEQAPVDGLFEQSDVATPADDTMQWRAALLQLVNWGGFGGLTVVPLRGDATMISGASGVGKSTILDAYTALMMPSDTKFNGASNDAVAGRARGAGQRNLLSYLRGAVDVVDDPRTGRPVEKLLRGKGADTWGAIAMTYVNDQGGRFTAVRTYYVPRRATRSADVQMQLATQDGPLALDSLEVAVPERFHATTLKKLFPGIRVHRTYAEFAAVLHARLGIGANGDGAKALRLLARIQAGNQVRSVDELYKDMVLERPSTFAAADRAIEHFDDLDTAHSAMRTEEQKLELLAPIADLHERRTAATQRLAELDSYGVTVDGDTPLRMWLLRTHLRLVEQAVADNRADRASTVDELAATTSAERTQLADLEAARESHRAAGGSTLQSLALSLEQEQVVREDRLARRGVLQERLLPLIEATAVDTGAGDALDIDGALQSGESFAMLQLHAQQWLSGWQRDQERVRRERDDVLRGQFPLSERQATLRRERASLEGRAGRMPARMHELRAEVAEASGISPADLPFVAELLDVAPDEARWRTAIETVLGASARMMLVPLDRLGDFSSAIDGLRLRGRLVFEGVELDLPDLGPGDPERVAGKLVFQDSPFAGWVQAHVAEPSRNALCVESADDLDGPARGSGLRVTLAGQTRHGRRGAHGRNDTRSIIGFSNADAIAEVDAELAELDQRLDEVGAQVVELDRRSRVLERQRSAYDAVVTARFDDFDVDGADRRIADLERRRSEILDSDDGLQALETQIAELTARLEGTRRARYAVEQRQRELNTAHADLVDAEDDVNDRLRAMEEAGRVVLDDAQDAALRVDFAAAAAPADPGDLERFAETSQRLAVRLRTAVTDAEAELKRVDDDLAQVFRVYKFQWDSPNLGTTADSYPDYARILDDIRGEGLAARRAEWRRRLTEWSGQDLVPLVGAMAASVEEIEDRLEPINAILRRLEFGASGDRLRIRLRRLAPAHVQAFMKDLRALSSGAAPELGEEALEKRFAELSRFMQQLRRPSQVGDAATALTDRDRLLDVRRHVEISAERYDHTTGELRATYRTLGEKSGGESQELVAFIVGSALRFRLGDEMRSRPRFAPVFLDEGFVKADSEFAGRAVQAWRGLGFQLIVGVPLDKVTGLEPHMDELLAITKNATTHQSWITPITDAVRGTGT, from the coding sequence ATGTCCATCGACGAGATCGAGCAGGCGCCGGTCGACGGGCTCTTCGAGCAGAGCGACGTCGCCACCCCGGCCGACGACACCATGCAGTGGCGCGCGGCGCTGCTGCAGCTGGTGAACTGGGGCGGCTTCGGCGGCCTGACCGTCGTCCCGCTCCGCGGTGACGCGACGATGATCTCCGGCGCCTCGGGCGTCGGGAAGAGCACCATCCTCGACGCCTACACGGCGCTGATGATGCCGTCGGACACGAAGTTCAACGGCGCCTCCAACGACGCCGTCGCCGGCCGTGCCCGCGGGGCCGGCCAGCGCAACCTCCTGTCGTACCTCCGCGGTGCCGTCGACGTCGTCGACGACCCCCGCACGGGCCGGCCGGTCGAGAAGCTGCTGCGGGGCAAGGGCGCCGACACGTGGGGCGCGATCGCGATGACCTACGTCAACGACCAGGGTGGTCGGTTCACCGCGGTCCGCACCTACTACGTCCCGCGACGCGCGACCCGGTCCGCCGACGTGCAGATGCAGCTCGCCACCCAGGACGGCCCGCTCGCGCTCGACTCGCTCGAGGTCGCGGTGCCCGAGCGGTTCCACGCCACCACGCTGAAGAAGCTCTTCCCCGGCATCCGGGTGCACCGCACCTACGCGGAGTTCGCCGCCGTGCTGCACGCGCGGCTCGGCATCGGTGCGAACGGCGACGGCGCGAAGGCGCTGCGGCTGCTCGCCCGCATCCAGGCCGGGAACCAGGTGCGCAGCGTCGACGAGCTCTACAAGGACATGGTGCTCGAGCGGCCCTCGACGTTCGCCGCGGCCGATCGGGCCATCGAGCACTTCGACGACCTCGACACCGCGCACTCCGCGATGCGCACCGAGGAGCAGAAGCTCGAGCTGCTCGCACCGATCGCCGACCTCCACGAGCGCCGGACCGCTGCCACGCAGCGGCTCGCCGAGCTCGACTCCTACGGCGTGACCGTCGACGGCGACACCCCGCTGCGGATGTGGCTGCTGCGCACGCACCTCCGCCTGGTCGAGCAGGCCGTGGCCGACAACCGGGCCGACCGCGCGTCGACGGTCGACGAGCTCGCCGCGACGACCTCCGCCGAGCGCACGCAGCTGGCGGACCTCGAGGCGGCCCGCGAGTCGCACCGCGCGGCCGGCGGGTCGACCCTCCAGTCGCTCGCGCTGTCGCTGGAGCAGGAGCAGGTCGTCCGCGAGGACCGGCTCGCCCGGCGCGGCGTCCTCCAGGAGCGGCTGCTGCCGCTGATCGAGGCGACCGCTGTCGACACGGGTGCCGGCGACGCCCTGGACATCGACGGCGCGCTGCAGTCGGGTGAGTCGTTCGCGATGCTCCAGCTGCACGCGCAACAGTGGCTGTCGGGCTGGCAGCGCGACCAGGAGCGGGTCCGGCGCGAGCGCGACGACGTGCTGCGCGGCCAGTTCCCGCTCAGCGAGCGACAGGCCACCCTCCGCCGCGAGCGCGCGTCGCTCGAGGGCCGGGCGGGACGCATGCCCGCGCGGATGCACGAGCTGCGCGCCGAGGTCGCCGAGGCGAGCGGGATCAGCCCCGCGGACCTGCCGTTCGTCGCCGAGCTCCTCGACGTCGCGCCCGACGAGGCCCGCTGGCGCACCGCGATCGAGACCGTCCTCGGCGCGAGCGCCCGGATGATGCTCGTCCCGCTCGACCGGCTCGGTGACTTCTCGTCCGCCATCGACGGGCTGCGGCTGCGCGGCCGCCTGGTCTTCGAGGGCGTCGAGCTCGACCTGCCCGACCTCGGCCCCGGCGACCCCGAGCGGGTCGCGGGCAAGCTGGTGTTCCAGGACTCGCCGTTCGCCGGCTGGGTGCAGGCGCACGTCGCCGAGCCCTCGCGCAACGCACTCTGCGTCGAGTCCGCCGACGACCTCGACGGGCCCGCCCGCGGATCGGGACTGCGGGTCACGCTGGCCGGCCAGACCCGCCACGGGCGCCGCGGTGCGCACGGGCGCAACGACACCCGCAGCATCATCGGCTTCTCCAACGCGGACGCGATCGCCGAGGTCGACGCCGAGCTCGCCGAGCTCGACCAGCGCCTCGACGAGGTCGGCGCCCAGGTCGTCGAGCTCGACCGCCGGTCCCGGGTGCTCGAGCGGCAGCGGTCGGCGTACGACGCCGTGGTGACCGCGCGCTTCGACGACTTCGACGTCGACGGCGCCGACCGTCGCATCGCCGACCTCGAGCGCCGGCGCAGCGAGATCCTCGACTCCGACGACGGGCTCCAGGCGCTGGAGACGCAGATCGCGGAGCTGACGGCGCGGCTGGAGGGCACCCGGCGCGCGCGCTACGCCGTCGAGCAGCGCCAGCGCGAGCTCAACACCGCGCACGCGGACCTCGTCGACGCCGAGGACGACGTCAACGACCGCCTCCGCGCGATGGAGGAGGCCGGCAGGGTCGTCCTCGACGACGCGCAGGACGCCGCGCTCCGGGTGGACTTCGCGGCTGCTGCGGCACCGGCCGACCCGGGCGACCTCGAGCGGTTCGCCGAGACCTCCCAGCGGCTGGCGGTGCGGCTGCGCACGGCGGTGACCGACGCCGAGGCCGAGCTCAAGCGGGTGGACGACGACCTCGCGCAGGTCTTCCGGGTCTACAAGTTCCAGTGGGACTCGCCGAACCTCGGCACGACCGCGGACTCCTACCCCGACTACGCCCGGATCCTCGACGACATCCGCGGCGAGGGCCTGGCTGCCCGGCGGGCCGAGTGGCGACGCCGGCTCACCGAGTGGAGCGGGCAGGACCTCGTCCCGCTCGTCGGCGCGATGGCCGCCTCGGTCGAGGAGATCGAGGACCGGCTCGAGCCGATCAACGCGATCCTGCGGCGCCTGGAGTTCGGGGCGTCCGGTGACCGCCTGCGGATCCGGCTCCGTCGCCTCGCGCCCGCCCACGTGCAGGCGTTCATGAAGGACCTCCGCGCGCTCTCGTCCGGTGCGGCGCCCGAGCTGGGGGAGGAGGCGCTCGAGAAGCGGTTCGCCGAGCTCAGCAGGTTCATGCAGCAGCTGCGCAGGCCCAGCCAGGTCGGTGACGCGGCGACCGCGCTGACCGACCGCGACCGCCTCCTCGACGTGCGCCGGCACGTGGAGATCAGCGCCGAGCGCTACGACCACACGACCGGCGAGCTGCGGGCGACCTACCGGACGCTGGGGGAGAAGAGCGGCGGCGAGAGCCAGGAGCTGGTCGCCTTCATCGTCGGCTCCGCGCTGCGCTTCCGGCTCGGCGACGAGATGCGCTCGCGCCCGCGGTTCGCGCCGGTCTTCCTCGACGAGGGCTTCGTCAAGGCCGACTCCGAGTTCGCCGGGCGTGCGGTGCAGGCCTGGCGGGGGCTGGGCTTCCAGCTCATCGTCGGCGTCCCGCTCGACAAGGTCACCGGCCTCGAGCCCCACATGGACGAGCTGCTCGCGATCACCAAGAACGCCACGACGCACCAGTCGTGGATCACGCCGATCACGGACGCCGTGCGGGGGACCGGCACGTAG